The region CCTCGCCGATCCAAGCGCTGCTGCTATTGACGCGGCGGTATGCCTCGCTGGTAAAGTTGTCCTTTGTCCATTTGGACGGAGGCAGATTTTCGTAAGGCCCCCACTTGGGCCGCTCCGCTTTACCAGTGGCACTTTGGATGCCCGAGTGGCCGGCAAAGAGGGCCTTGGCGCCGGTCCAACCCTCACCGTACATGGTTTGGTTGTCTTCGCCAAACTCGACCTTGGGATAGGTCTTGGTCGGGCAGGCCATGGCGTCGTCGCCCAGGAGAATCCCGGCGAGGACGATGGGGAACTTACGGCCACTGCCGTGCCCGCCCCAGCCTTGCCAGCCCGGATGGCCGTTTTGGACCAGGCCCCAGTAGTCGATGCCCACCTGGACCATATTAATCAGGAGCCGCTCTTTGTTTTCGGAATTGTAGTCGAGCATGAGCATGAGGCCGCCCACAGATTGGGCTTCGGCCACCCATTGACCGTAGTGAGGCATGTTCTCCATGGGCTCTTCAAAGCCGAAGAAGCAGGTATTGAACCAGGGCCGCTGAAAGACACGAATCCAGGTCAGGAGATTGGGAGCATTGGCTGGGAGCGGCAGACGCCGGAGCAGATTCTTCCTCAGGTTATGCGCATAGTAGATTTTTTGCCGCCGGTCACCATAGGACGGGCGAAAGGCATCGGACGGGAGCGGCTCAGCAACGCAAGTGAGGATTGCCAGGGTTTTGATAGGACTATTGTCGCCTTGCTCGCGGCCCCCTTCGCTGTGGTAAGGAAAATCGGCTTTTTTACCCACCTTCAGACTGATCGTGGAGACCAGGCAATCGCCAGGTTTCAACGGCACCGGCGCGAACTCCAGCAAATCCGGGTTGCAGTAGTTCATGATGCCGCTATCAAAGGCGACTTCCTCTCGAGCGGGTGGGTTGAGCATCGAGCCGTTGCGGATGTATTTGCCGTCGGGCCTTCGATTCCGTTCTGCCTGGCAGATTTCAGTTTGGGGCACCTGGTCGCCGAGGAGCGGGCGGGGGTCTATGTTGGTGACGGCGACACGGCCCACGACATAAAAGTCGCCATTAACGAACTGACCGACAGGCGCGGGCTGCTGGAAGGTCCAGGTGATACCGTACTGGGACACGGACTTGAGCCGCGGCAGATCGCTGAGGGACGGAGCGCTTGGCGCATTGGTAACTGTGGCCGCCGCACCCGGAACCTCAGCGGCGCCGGCGCGGCAGAAAGCCGCGAGGATTAAAAGAATGGTCCCGCGTTTCAGAGTTCCTCCCACTCCCCATTTCAGGTGAGTTTCCATCCATCACTCCATTACTCCATCACTCCGCCGCTTATGCTTTCTCTCCTCATCTGAGAAATCCGCGTCATCTGCGGTTCCAATCGAAAATCGAAAATCAAAATTCGAAAATCCGGTCCATCACTCCCCTGCCCCGTTCTTTTCGAGCAGTCCGTGGTTGAAGATCGTTTCGATGGCCTCTCGGTGGGTTTCGCACAAGACCGTGTTGCGGACGCCGAGGAGCACGCCGGGTTTGTAGAGCAGCCGAGTGAGGAGACCGCGGCGGTTGATGTTGCGGAGGAGGCGGCTATGACCGAGGAGGCCGCTGATGTAGGCGTGCTTGTTTTCTTCACAGAATTTCAGCCACTCGGCCTGGACGAAGGCGTCGTCCTGGATAGCGGCGGAACGGTCGGCCAGGGCCTGGCGAAACTTCTCCTCCCGCTCCTTGGGCATGCGGCGCGCGCCGGGAGCCGGATCGGATTGGGTGAAGGGGACGATGTCCATCGTCGAGGTGACATCTGGTGCGATGGCGAGCTTGACAAGAAAGCCCTCGTGAAAAGGTGGCAGGTCGCGGTAGATGGCCTCGTCCATGAGCAGAGCGCCCTGGCCATACACGATGTGGGCGCCGCGGTACTGCTCGTAACCGCCGAGGACGTGCGGATGCTGGACGATAACCGCATTGGCGCCCATCTCGACCATGAACCGGCAAGTGTTCTGGATGCGGGGGCTAGGAACGAGGAACTCGTCGCCGCCATGGAGCAGGACGATGAGGTAATCGAACTCGGTGCGGTGAGCGGTCACGTTGCGGACGAAATCAATCAGGTCGAGAGGGTTGACACCGGCGGAGTTCTTGGTCGCGATGGAGAATTCATGCTCGGCAACGGCCAGAATGCCAAGCCTGAGGCCACCCAGGTTCCGGATCAGGATCTGGCGCGCGGCGGCGAGGTTTTCACCCGCCCCAACGGTCGCGATGCCGGCGCGGGCACACACGTCCATGGTGTTTCTAAGGCCAGGCGCGCCATGGTCGAGGATGTGGTTGTTCGCAAGGTTGAGGATGCCGATGCCGGCTTGTTGGATCCCTTTGATACACATTCCAGACTGACCAAAGACCGGGCCGGTCTTTCGGATCGGCATTGGCTGAGCGATTAAGGGGCATTCGAGGTTGGCAATGGAAAGAGAAGTCTGTCCAAACTCATCTCTTAGATCGTTCAGCAATATCTGAGCAAATCCCTGTTCAAATAGGGCCTTGTTGCACCCAATGGGGCAAATGTCAGCGCCGATAAGAATAGTTGTCATTTAGGCTCAGGACCGTGGGCAGCCAGATTGCTCTTCAGGTTGGCAAACCTGCGTATTCGATGGACGGCTGGTTTCAGTCGGTCGCGCCCCTCGCATAATTGCCTGCGCATAATCGCCCATACCGGCGTGCGAGTGAACGGAGCCTTGTGATGATCCAGCGCATTGGGAAGAACGGAGCGGATGTCCATGACCACGCCTGGTGTGGTTGGAATCGGTTCCGATGGGCAAGCAGGAGTGAGTTGAACGGGCGACAGGTCCTCGCGCCAAGTCAGAGGCTCGGGTTGGTCCGCCTTGAGCCATGGCCGCTCGATATGAATCGCGGTAACACCCTCCGGGACAGTGAACCGGACTTGGCGAGAGTACAGCCTCAGGTGCATGGTACTGCCGTCCCGCCGGCTCCAGAAGTTCGAGCGCGCTATGGATGTCATATCTGTCCAACCCACCTCACCAGTTTGGTTAATCGAATCGGCCAGTTTTCTCAGCACGCCCAGGCCATCGGCGAGGTCGTCATGATGCCCGACGGGGACGATGGCTTGGCCAAAGAAGCCAGCGAGCAGAATTCGCGGCAGGTTAATCAGGCCGAAAGTGAACCTCGGAATGACCGGCAAGCTGCCAGCCAGGAAGTCCGCCGGAGCCAACCCAGCCGCTTCGGGCCAGGCTCTGGCTCGATTATGCTCCATGATAAAGGCTGGCGAGACACAGGCCGCCTCGAAACCCATGCGAGCCAGCGTGCCGGCCATTTCATCGGAGCAGGCATGATGGGGTGCGGCCATGACTCGGGAGACTTCCAACCCGGACTGTTGCTCGAATCGTTCAACCCGGGTTAATGCTTGAGCGACGAGCGCGGAGCGGCGCTGTTCGGAGTACGGGAGGGCTAGTTCATTTCGCGCGTGATTATTCCCATGCACTAAGAGCGAGAGCAGGTCTCCATTTTCCTGGAATAACCTGGCCGTGGAGCGGTGGAGGTGCCAGGCGTCCAGCGGCACCATGGCGAAGGAGGCGTGATAGCGGTGCTCGCGCGCATGCCGAGCCAAACTGGCAAAATTGATATATCCGTAGCTCCTCCAGTGAAGATTGGGGTCATCAAACATGAGGCAGGCGCGAGGTGGCGGTGGTTCCCAACCAGCGACACCACGGAAGAAGGTCAACAATGGCAGGAGTTCCGCCCAACAGTCGCTTTGGAGATACTGAAAGAGGAAGGCGCCCTCCGGAAGGTCAGGGAGGGTACCGCCAACCAGGTGCAAGTCCGCAGCGCCCTCCTTGCGGTGAGCCCACCAAACGCCATCTCCTAAGCCCACGACGGGTTCGTCGCGGGCTTCAGCCTTCAGAGGGCGAACACGACCGGTCGAACCTTCCGAGAGGGTGCGGTTTCGGAAGGAGTGCAAGAGAAGCGGGCTGGAGCCGAACTTAAGATTGGGGGGGACTGCTGGCGACGGCATCGATTGGGATTCCAAATAGGCCAGACAATTGAAACCCGCGCGAGTCAAACGGACTGCCTCGGCGCGGCTACCACCCAGCAGGAGAGCCGCCCGACACGCATCCGCCGCGGCGCCTTGATCGTTCACCAACTCAACCGAGAAGAGCTCACCTAGTGCTCCCAGCAGCCGACGGGAGGCCGGGAGCCTGTCAGCGGGGAAAACTGCGATTCGAGGGCGATGCATGGAGACGCTGAAATGGTTATCGGATTGGCCGGAGTCTATCAGGGAACTGCCTGGGAGTGACCGGCCTCATAACTGAGTGGGAGCCGGCGGCCCTCACGAGCTTCGGTGAAGAAAAGGGAACCTACGTAACTGTGCAACTCACATTCACGGTTATCGATCCTTGGCTTCAGACAAAATGTGCATTAGCGCCTTGCGGTCGAACTTTCCATTTGAGTTAAGCGGAAAGCGCGGAAGAGCATGCAGGGCCCGAGGCACCATGTAAGCCGGGAGCCTGGATTTGACGGCGTCAAGCACAGCCTGGGAATCGATGGTATCGGTCTGCAGGAAGGCTTCGATGGCGTCAGCGCCACTGGGTGTTAATGGCCAGCCAAGAGCAACGATACCATCCACGCCGGAGACCTGGCGAAGAGCCGCCTCAATTTCGCCTAGCTCGATGCGATGGCCGAGGATCTTGATCTGATTGTCCATCCGGCCCAAATAGACCATCGGCTGACCGGGCGAGGGCCGGCGGACGCGGTCGCCGGTGCGGTAATAAAGACGGTCCTTGCCGGGAGGAACCACAAAAGCGCGGGCGGT is a window of Verrucomicrobiia bacterium DNA encoding:
- a CDS encoding CapA family protein, giving the protein MTTILIGADICPIGCNKALFEQGFAQILLNDLRDEFGQTSLSIANLECPLIAQPMPIRKTGPVFGQSGMCIKGIQQAGIGILNLANNHILDHGAPGLRNTMDVCARAGIATVGAGENLAAARQILIRNLGGLRLGILAVAEHEFSIATKNSAGVNPLDLIDFVRNVTAHRTEFDYLIVLLHGGDEFLVPSPRIQNTCRFMVEMGANAVIVQHPHVLGGYEQYRGAHIVYGQGALLMDEAIYRDLPPFHEGFLVKLAIAPDVTSTMDIVPFTQSDPAPGARRMPKEREEKFRQALADRSAAIQDDAFVQAEWLKFCEENKHAYISGLLGHSRLLRNINRRGLLTRLLYKPGVLLGVRNTVLCETHREAIETIFNHGLLEKNGAGE